A stretch of DNA from Strigops habroptila isolate Jane chromosome 10, bStrHab1.2.pri, whole genome shotgun sequence:
agagggagtGTGAGAGAATCAGTTGGAAATGCAGTCCTGAGTGTAGAATTGGACATATTTGCtatattttattgttgttcttACTAATTTTGAGGATAATCAGAGCTGTTAGAGTTGAGAGAAGAGGTAAGCCATCATGACTTTATATATTAGTCTTGCTTGCTTTTAcctattttaataaatacaggGCCACCCCTTTAGAGTACGTTTTACAAATCTACAgccttttttaaagttacttcaTGAACTGCCACAGGCTTTGGATTCCACAGGAGCTCTTAATGACCAGCAACCATAAGGGCAGCACCCAGGAAGCACCAGTTCAATTTCCTCACAGAAGCACATGCACTCTAACAGGACAGTTTTTTGTGACGGGTTTACTTTTCTTCTCCACAGACTCTAAGGGGGCATCTGTACCATACTGTCTCTTTTACGTCACCAGTACAGATGCAAGACCATCAGATATCTGCTTTAAttccagatattttttatttttctgctttaattttcatttcttttcaggatGTTTATTTTGTACACAGACgaagttttaaaagacaaaatgaaatttttttaacacttcGCTGAAACCAACATTTTCTAAATCAACATAAAAGCTTGGTTATTCTGCTCCTGCACTTAACAGGTTGCATAGAGTAAATTGAAGGCACTGGAATAACAAGCTTTTTCTGCCACAAAACAATTTCCTTCAAAAGCTTCCATAGTGTGAACAGGCTTTGCCGTTTTATATTCAAGGATGAGGCCTTCtcccatttcagttttaatttgtttggtaTTGACAGCTTTACCAGCATTGCTAAAATTAGTACTTAGTCTTATAGTAGCTTCAGATGGAAGGTTAGGAACAACAGCTTTCAGGTCTATTGTTGATTCCTGCCCAAAATTGAGAACCATCATAAAGACTCTGTGTAACCCATCCAGTTCCCTCACGTACACAAAAACATTGCTGTCATTCCAGATGTAGCACATCCAGCCCCGATGGATGGGGAGCTCATCATTGCGAAGTGAAGTTAGCTCTCTGTACAAATTCAGGGTTGAGTTGGACCACGTCATCTGGATCTGCAACAGCCAGCATTAACAGGGTCATGTCTTCGCACTGAATGTAGGAAATGCTACTTACCTCTCACACCCACCCAGCCTGCTGAGAGCACACCTATTAGAATTCCGTTTTGACAATTATCTCTCTTCGTATTTGTCTGCAGATCCCactgaaaaactgctttttcacaTGCCTGCCCTTGGCATTTCTGGCGTGGCAGAGACAGAGGTTATGAGGCATGACAGAATTTCCCCGGCTCTAACACCATTTCTTCCTCCCAGAGTGTCCTAGTACCGTTTATACAGGAGAAAGCCACAGCCACTCAAAGCTTGCTACTGAGCTTTTTTCATTGAGTCTTATCTACTGAAGCCACAGGTTGGtttcatgttttatatatttcctgacttacatttatttttttgtcttcaatCCTGGTCAGCGCTGTAGAGCAGCAAAATCTGTTCAATTCACTGCTCTGCTTATGTTAAAAGATGGTCTATGTTAAGTTCTTGTTACAAGGCCAGTATTTTCCATggtaatagaaattaaaaacaaacaaacaaacaaacaacccaaaaaaaacccccaacccaaaAAAGATTCCAATTTGATACTAAAATGGTTAAAAGAGTGTTAAAGAGGCAAAACGCCAGATCTGCATCATAATTGCAGTTGCTCCACTTAATGTAAATGACATAGGCTCCTTGCTCCTGCAAGGATTTCCTTTTCTAGTAAAATTTGTGAGGattcagtgctttttcttcccttgagTTTATTCTTAACTGTCAATTCCTACTAAGTAAAAGGAGTGGGAGCAAAATAGATACATTAAGATATTTTTAGAGCATCAGTTTGTCAGGCAGGCAGATACCTACTTCAACATTGACACTTTCGTAGTCAGGGTTAACAGGTAACCAGCTACTGTTGCCCTCAGTAAAACCAGCATTAGGTTTGCCATCCCACTGCATGGGGGATTTCTCTGGAAAGGTCACCTAGAAAATAAAGTGGTGATTAGTATATTTACCGCTTGAACAGCATGTTCTAACATCTTCCAAACGATCACCATCTCAGTATTGCTTCCTTTAGTTTAAGTTAAAATTTAATAAGGAGGATGTAATCCTGCTCCAAATCTAAAGAGTAAATAAGAACCAAACCTGTTGCCGAAATGGAGAATGGATGGTCTCATGGATACCACAGCGATGGGTAAAATGTGGAATTCCCAAATGACTGTACTAGGGTTGTCTCCCCTTGCAACAGATGGTTGGATAAGTTTGCTAATGACAGCTAGGATGTTCTGATGACTATCTAGCCATGCAGTGAGCAAACATACAGTAATGCATCCTAAGAAGAGATAATGTTACAGTAACAATAAACTCAGAAATGCTCTTCAGCATCTGTTCTTTTGTAACTATCACACTTTTCACCTTAGAATTCTTCAGGCTTACATTTGCAAGGGGTACAATTTGGACAGGATTGTTTGCAttagaaagataaaattatttccaagtGCAAAAACTTAactgaaaaccagcttttaGCTGATTAAAAAGTGTCACCGTAAAAAGGCTGAAATTCTCATTTCgaagaattcagaaaaattctgaaaaagctTCCTCATTGTTATTGAGGAGCTGCCAAAAGATGACACTTAAATTTAATGATATAAGAGggcataaaatattttgcacataCTTTGagtgtttgttttccatgaaaactgtttttcataCAAAGGGCACTTTTCAATACAATCTGTCAGAACAGCAGCTCAACAAAAGAAATTGTCACTTTGCTTTGTGACATTATAAATAACGGGTTTCTCCTTTTAGCGTGTtctgaaaagcagggaaaagaatCCGAAGTTTTGAGCACTGGTAACACTTCCTTTCATCTTTACCTCTTTTAGCTTCTGCTGAAGTATTTCAAATGCTGTGGCTAGAAACTATACCCTGAGCAAATACTCTGTCTTTCTAAGACACCCATTAATCAGGGAATCTTCCCctccagggaagtggttttGCATCGTTAGAAAGCAGAGAACCTCAGGGTAGCCACTAACAGAGAGTAAACCCTGAGGAGCTAAGGGCACGCCACTTTTCTGAAAAGTATCATTCTGTCAACGATAAGCAAATACAGGAGATAGTTTGGCCTAGGTGCTTCTCAGAGGAAATGAGATTTCCTTGCAATCAGAGAATCATCTCACACCTGAATTGGACAAACCTGGCAGTGATCCTGTGCTTCAGGTATCTCCCTTTGATGCAGAGCTAGGCAACATAACTGGTAACATCACTGGGGCTGTCCCACTCCCTAACAGAGGCTTTCAACAGTGAAACCAGCATCAGCCACAGGACCGTGTCCTCGTGGTGCACAAACACAGCCATGAGAGGCAGAGCCGAGCCATTCCCTTTTGGGCATGACCTTTTCCAATCATGCCCATACATCTTGGATAACGAGACACAACAGAAGTTGGGTGTGATCATGGAAAAGACAACAAATCACAGGGGCTGAACATGAAAGTTTTTAAGTTACACAGGCCAGCACAGTGTGAAACATCTTCATAAACGTTACTTGTAGCTGTGATCAAATGAGCCAGACACCTGGTTCCCAAGCTGAGGTACCTAAATCCTTTATAAAAAGGTATCTAaaagtcaaatgaaaaaaaccctgcaggaCAAGCAAAAGCCACTTCTGTTTGCTACCAGCCAGTGCTAAGCAGGGGATGGTCTGTACTCCCCCCCCTTTCTGGAGATACCTTCTTTGGAGCTGGGTACACTGTAAAGGGCTGTGGCTTAGATGCCTTTGCAGTCTGCAGGAGATGGCAACTGTAGCTACGGTCTCTCATTAACTCTGATTTCCTTTAAATAGCAGCCAGGAAATAATGGATTTTGACATAGCAATTAGGATACTTctgtgggaggagggagaaagttACTTGGTTCCTCTCTCCTGGGATGAATGCAACACATCTCTCCTACCCAGTGCCCCAGGCCCAGTATTGGCACTTGCTACTCTTTctgctgaagcaaagcaaagcaaagcaacactGCTGCAAGCCATGCAAAACTGATCTGGCAGAGGACAGGAACTGGGGACCATGGCTGCAGTCTAGCAGTTCAGACACACATCAGGGCCTCGGTTCTGGTTTCTGGCCTGGCCATTTCCACATGCTGTCCAATGGTTTTGCCGTGGGGAACACAGAAAACCATCTAAACAGTGATGAAGACTGGGTTTGGTTAATGAGTCGTATTTTTGAGTGTTCTGTTACTCAGAACTCAACAACAACAGGATCAGAGTTATACGCTTTTCACTTACAATTTCTGATGCGATGTTCTGCATGCCTATTTCTTCACCGTAGTAAGTTACTGGAGTACCAGGGAGGGTTAAAAGCAACATGTTCATAACATTGACGTACTCCCTCCCAATCCGAGATGAAAGCCGAGCGGCACTGGGGCTTCCAACCTGAAGAAAACATCATTCTGTTAAACACAAACATCCATGCAGATGTGAAATGCATTAACTAACTTTGACAAGGTAgtaggcttttttcctttttcattttttctttctcctccaggcAATTGTGAGGGCAATTATCTTTTTTATCTTGGTGCCATTACAAGCTTCAAGCCAAAGTAATTTAGCACACAGaagccctgccagcagcacgAGGCAGAAGTGAGGAGAGATGACAAATAACAGCTCTCCACGATTACAATTCCCTCCAGTTTCTGCCgttttctctgctgtgtgaaGGTGGGGCTTGTTCTGAAAAGATCTCTTGAACAGCCCAGACGTGTTTCCCAGCAAGGTTTCAAGTTAACTGCCctcagctgccagctctgttcttCCCTGGCCCCAGGAGGTTTCCAGAGTCCACTGCACTGAGTCAGTTTACGGCCAAAGATAATTGTATTGATCCCATCCTTGCTGGTGGTTTAAGCCAATTCCCCATTTTACACTGAGGGAGAGGCATGATCATAAATTCCCTTCTGTCACCCTTGCACAGGGGGTGTAACTTACCAAAGGGCAAGGCTGGCACCAACAACTGTGACTACAGGAGCAGAGACTTTCACACGGGTATCTACTGTAGCTCAACCATAGGCTTAGCCTGCTGCtaatcccactgaaatcaacGGCAGGGGAGGTTTCTATCACCATAAGAGGAACTATCACCCACAGGTTCCGGTCACCTACAGGAACAAGCTCTTCCTATAAGAGCTAGTCTAGAACTCTTACCGCCCAGTTTGGCCATTTCCCTTCAGGCATGTTTTTCATCCACAAATCGACAGCTTCAAAAATACTGTTGCCTGATagatttttcatgttaattAGGTTGACATTGAAGGGAAAATCTGCTTCTTGGACAAAAGTTGTTCCATAATACATCATTGTTGCTTCCATGTCTTCCTTTTCATCACCATCAGAACCCATAAATCTACAAAGGAGTACACAAAGACCTTTTTTGGCTCAATCCTGATTtgcacaaagcagaaggaagataGGAATGGTGTTGgacatacatataaaataacATTGCATTAAGAATTAGATTCCCCATCAAACAAAGattaatacacagaaaaaatattttgtaaagcaGACAAGGAGAAATTCTTCTTGGAACCTTCTGGAGAAAAATCTTCAAGAGTCAACCCAAGGCTGTAAGTATTTGACTGAAGCCTTACCTTTCTGAATCCACATCCACACACCCCACTCCAGCAATTTCCAagctttcctttaaagaaaaggacctggaggtcCCCGaggttgaacatgagccagtgatgtgcccttgcagcaaagtTGGCTAATGGTGTCCTGGGCTCCATTAGGAAGAGTGCTGTCAGCAGGTTAAGGGAGGGGAAGAGATAGTACAGCCTACACACCGCTAGTtgcatttgaggaaaaaaactttTTATGGCGTATTATggtattaaaaaacaaaacccaaacaaaacaagaaaacaccaCCAACCTTTTATTGCTAGCGAGAAGATGacaaatattacagaaaaagtcACTGGCTGTAATAACGATTACCTGTATCGGCCAGGTTCACTGCTGTACTGATTCATAGTGTGACGGAAGCTACGGATGATATCATGCATACCAACTTGTGTGGTCGTGTAGTCATGGTAGAGTTGCGAATAGGCTGTGATATTCTCCTTAAAGAAGGATACAATATTTCCCATTAGTTCACCAATACTTTAGGTTTCAGAATTCTCCAaattctttccatcttttcctgAGACAACGCACCAGTCCAGatacattttaattgaaatgagTTTAACGTACCAACACTACCGGTGCACAGCTGAACTACACTTGGGAGCTCTAAAGATATGATAGCAGAGGGCTGACTATTTTGGATCCCATACTTGAAGAGGGAGGGCCCACTAACTGCAGCACTAACCAACTGAGCACATCTGCAGCAGGCTCCCCAAAGACAACCAATCAACTATTAAAATCACAAGACTGGTCTTTTTAGAATATAAATtgaaaagcagattattttaaacagaaaattcaaagcaacaatgtcagaacagaaatacaaagtGTATATGGACAATTCTCCTGCCACCCACAGTGCTCTGGCTTGCAGGTATCTCGCTGACCTACACCTCAGCTCATCTCTTGTACATGCTCCTTCTGCAGAGCGCCCAAGAACCACCCACCTTCCAAGGGACACAGCTGACTCAGTCTTCCTAAAGCCACAATTAAGACCCAAAAGAGTAAAAACATACACTTTCTCACCCCATTACCaaatacaggaagaaagcaaagacataATATATACATTACTGGATTCTGGGACTTGTTCACTAGAGGCTCATCTCGGAGATGCTTTGCTTCCAGAAGAAATTTAACAGCGCTGAAACTAAATCCATCAATTCCTTTGCCAAGCCAAAATTTGATAATGTCCTAGACAAAGATAAAAGTTGAGAAGTCCAAGTGAGTCCACCCCATTCAAAACAGTGtatacttaaaaagaaaactaaacctGTTAGGTGGTATTAATATGtaacaatttattttgtaatttgtaCTTCAAATTTAACTAGAAGTCAAACTAGAGTCTAAATAAAGCATGTCTTGTTATTTCATcccatataaagaaaaaaagactggtCTGTAATTTGTCCCATGGAGACCAAAGCCAGGGCATGCCTCACTAAAAGCTATTTCTAATCTCATCCATCAAAACAAGTGGGCTTGAGCTAagcactgctggttttgaaCACCTGTCATGGCTGCACACAGTTAGAACACATTGATTCAAATATGCAAGAATATGCTGTTCTGCACAGACCTTGTgccattaattttctttttataccaTTGGTGGCTCTTAAAACATTTGTTCTCCCTTACTTCACTGAtgtgaagtttttattttattttcaggctTATTTGTTGATTTGTAGGAACGTGGAAAATTATTATCCAAGTTACCTACTATTGATTTCTAATTTCACTATtagtaaaaatatattctacTTCAGTAGCCATTATATTACTACAATTTTAATTGCTCTAGTTTTAACAAACAACTCTAAAGTTCAGTCTCTCTTGAGCTGTTTCTGTAAATGTTCTTTTAGATCAGATACTTTGCTATATCTGAGgacaaaacctgctttttaaagacagctaCTGAATTGCCTTTTTTCAAACGTATGATGTACACTTGTCTCAGTGGGCTGGAGTAGAACTAGCCCACACTCCAGCTTTGCAGACTTTTGTTTGGCAAATAAAGACCCCACCTTACTGAGCTGCACTTTCTCCTAGAGCCAttctgagagcagcagctgtcaTGGTGTCTGTCCAATACTGAATCCACCAAAAATTAATTCCTGCTTACACGAGTGCTTATCACAGAGGCAACACCAGGTATCAGCAGTGCAAATATCAAGCACTGACATGGCACTCATTTATGCAAGAAAGCTACAACATGCTGGCTGCtaaatttcattgcttttgcatGCCCTGTGGCTAAACCAAAGACTTGAGACTCTCTGGAAGAGTCCATTTGCTTCCTGCCCAGTCCTTCTAACCTTCTGAAACAAGGCTTTGAATTAAAATAGTAGACAAAGATTATTCTTTAACATGCTGAAGCAATTAATGATGCTCATAAGCATTTACCAAATGTTGGTGTTACCAGGCCAAGCTTactagttttcatttcatttctttgcataGGAAAGGCAGCATTTATTTGCTACTGGAGCTTCAGTAATGTATCAAGtaccattaaaaaataatttagccGGCAGCATTGAAAAGTATGTGTGATGCCTGGGAAAAAAGATGCAAGTGGCAAGATATGGTGTTAGGAGAAGTATCAAGACGGAGAGGTTACTAGCGGAGTTCTCCAAGGACCACTCTCAAAAGCAGTCTCATTTCATGCCTTAGCTAACAAGAATGACCAAATGTGTTGCGTTTCTTCATGTACATGCAGAGCCTGCCATGAGGGGAGCAGCGCCACACAGACAGAGACCAACTCAGTCGAACTGGGCAGCTGTGAAGACTTCCACCAAAGAAATGCACTAAAATTCTACAGTACAAAATAGCAAACACTGAAGGACTAAATCAGAACACTTGAAGTAGCTGCTGGGGTATAacttttaggggaaaaaatgttaaaaataaataaataaataaataaaagcagcaattaTCAGACTCCCCATGTTCAGGCTCACTGCCCCATATTTTAGGGAGCTCTACACTGTCTGCAGGGAGATGCGATGCAGACAGACATGAGGTTTGATCAAAGCACCACCACCCTGCCTTGGTGAGGCACTGTTGCTGTGATTGCTGTCCATCTCTCTCCACTATAAAGTCATCAGAGGTGCAGACAAACCAAAACTCACTATCTCCCCCTTATCCACAAGCCCAGGAATTCCTTGTAATTCAAATCAGTATTGTCTCGCTTTcctgaaaatgcaaacatcTCTTTGCTAAAATAACTCTTCCCCACATTTAACTGGCTAATTCACAGCTCCTTGTATCAACAGAGATAAAAACTTCTCTCCACTTGAGTGACTTAGCTCTGTCTCAGCACAGGCTTCAGTGAGAGAGCCGCTCTACCTTTCACCTCAATCATTCCACTAAGGAAGTTGTTCTTGATACAATATCTTGGTGGAAACTAGAACTGAAAGCAGTTAACTGCTTCCAGGGAGCACTCATGTTGGATTATCTAAATAATAGCATCAACTTCAAAGCAAATAACAGCAATGCTGGGGGACAGATGGGGAAGTACCTATACTACTGCAAGGTTCTGCCCAGACATCTTTTCTGTTCAATTTGTTCAATTCTGGCCATCCACAGCTGAGGAAAACCTCGGGCTGGAAGCCCTGCAAGGAGTAACTGGTAGCTAAACAAAGGGATGGAGAGTCTCCCACTTCAGGGGAGACTGGAAAATCCCAGCCCATTTAATCTATCTTAACAAAAGCATAAGGGAGATGTTGtcacagatgaaaaacaaataagcacAAACAAGAGTGGGAACAGCTATTTCAGCTGAAGGACAGATTTGATTTATAGAGAGCCAAATATCAGCAGTTTGCAAATAAGGTTAGACTGAAAAGCAGGGGCCTCCTGAAGCATCAAAGCAATTTTAAGATAGCCTTtagaagagaaggggaaagggagcTCCTTTTAAATCTCCTGTTCCAAAACCCCATCAAGATCTTGCCAGGCACTTGTGAGAGCTGAGGATGTAAGAGCAAAAAATGCCATAGCTGCACCTTTGTAAAATCCAGAGGGCTGTAACAGCACCCAGTGCCAGTGCTTCCACTCAAGGACAAGTttagttggattttttttttggggggggggggttggttgtttgctttcaaattaaaagacTTAAAGCAAAGTAGCTCCACCCTGGAAGCATTACAGCATGAAGCTTGAATTTTGCTTATAAACTTCATGTTTGCCTAAACTCCTTTTTGTTTCAATCGTTTACATACGCTGCAATCCTTGAATTTCTTCCAGCTATATTTGTGCTACAGAATTTACAGTCACCAGAGAAACAAAGTGCAGAAAtagctgctttgctgttggCGCAGCAGCAGGTTTCGTACTTACATGGATTTCTTGTTGGACAGCGAGGTTGCGGAAGTTTAAGTCTGGCTGTTCTTTCCCAAACTGATGAAAATAACACTGCTGTCTCACATCGTCAAACTGCCAGCTGGAATCCCCATAGACACTCACCTGCTCATATAAGAGAGAAGGATAATCAGAACTCCCAATTTAACAAACGTACTCCTATGCATACTTTAAGCTGTGGTGCACAACAAGCATGTAATAAATCACAAAATGCCTCATCAATGGACTAGATTTTGAGTAAATTTTGtacttttgttttacatttccttCTCCCACTAGTTGCTCTCCCTTTAGCTGTGTTTTGCCACATgtatttgctgttctgtttcattctttttttttttctttaagtagaCTTTCACTGGGAATTATTCGGAATAGAGGGAAAACATGGGTGGGAACATctcttctggattttttttttcctaaatcttaCCAAAAATAGCTTTAGTTAACTTTGAGCTTTCTGCAATCTGGTATTACCCCTTTGAAGCACCAACAACAGTCAGCATGTTGTTAACTTTGTCAACATCTCTGTAATAGGAGAGTCCAAAAGCTAAGATAGCTCATAAAACTaagtttaaagagaaattacaCTAGCTGGTACAAAATACTAGTTCTGCCTTGCGTTTTTAGAATACATAAGTTCCTGATCATGCACCCATCAGTTCAAACTTCAAATAAGTATATTTGAAATAGGCAACATACGTTCTGG
This window harbors:
- the SLC3A1 gene encoding neutral and basic amino acid transport protein rBAT → MVEEEAKSSPMELSEKRGVENNGFVQNEASEDKETNPSTQEEMPKACIVDADPAAMEEPVLKPYAGMPKEVLLKFSSQARYRVTREILFWLIIATAVLLVGATIAIIALSPKCLDWWQAGPIYQIYPRSFKDSNMDGNGDLKGIQEKLDHITYLNVKTIWITSFYKSPLKDLGYGAEDFYDVDPMFGSMSDFENLLAAIHDRGLKVIMDLIPNHTSDKHQWFQLSRNRTGKYTDYYIWQDCGHAAGSVIPPNNWVSVYGDSSWQFDDVRQQCYFHQFGKEQPDLNFRNLAVQQEIHDIIKFWLGKGIDGFSFSAVKFLLEAKHLRDEPLVNKSQNPENITAYSQLYHDYTTTQVGMHDIIRSFRHTMNQYSSEPGRYRFMGSDGDEKEDMEATMMYYGTTFVQEADFPFNVNLINMKNLSGNSIFEAVDLWMKNMPEGKWPNWAVGSPSAARLSSRIGREYVNVMNMLLLTLPGTPVTYYGEEIGMQNIASEIVTFPEKSPMQWDGKPNAGFTEGNSSWLPVNPDYESVNVEIQMTWSNSTLNLYRELTSLRNDELPIHRGWMCYIWNDSNVFVYVRELDGLHRVFMMVLNFGQESTIDLKAVVPNLPSEATIRLSTNFSNAGKAVNTKQIKTEMGEGLILEYKTAKPVHTMEAFEGNCFVAEKACYSSAFNLLYATC